Proteins found in one Polyodon spathula isolate WHYD16114869_AA chromosome 42, ASM1765450v1, whole genome shotgun sequence genomic segment:
- the LOC121305224 gene encoding myosin-7-like, whose translation MAVFWPAAPYLRKSDKERLEAQTKPFDMKKECFVPDPVEEFVKARITSRDGAKVPKPGLEEAGSEAAGRGGSRRGCEC comes from the exons ATGGCAGTGTTCTGGCCTGCAGCCCCTTACCTGCGGAAGTCCGATAAGGAGCGTCTGGAGGCGCAGACCAAGCCCTTCGACATGAAGAAGGAGTGCTTCGTCCCTGACCCTGTGGAGGAGTTCGTGAAGGCACGGATCACCAGCCGCGACGGTGCCAAGGTGCCAAAACCTGGATTG GAAGAAGCTGGCTCAGAGGCTGCAGGACGCGGAGGAAGCCGTCGAGGCTGTGAATGCTAA